The Caproicibacterium amylolyticum genome includes the window TTTTCCCCGACGATTTTTCCTACATCGGCGGCATGAACGTGCTGTGGGAAGCGGGACGGCGCGTACCGGAGGACATTTCCGTTGCAGGATACGACGGCATTTATCTTTCACAAGTGCTCAGCCCCAAGCTGACCACCCTGAAACAGGATACCACTGCACTGGGCAGAATCGCTGCCCAACAGCTGATAGACCTGGTCGAGCGCCCCAAAACCACCTTGCCGGGCAGCACAATCGTTCCCGGCAGAGTACTGGAAGGCGCCACAGTTAAGCGTATCGGCAAATAATCCGTTTGCTGGACGAATATTGATTTTTAAACCCGTAAAAATCAAAGGAGGAAATTGTATTATGAAAGGTACGAAAAGAACAACCAGATGGGCAGCCGCAGCGCTGGCCGCAGCACTAACCGTTTCGATGGCAGGCTGTACCGGCGGCGGAACCAGCAGTTCTAAGGGCAGCACCGCTGCTTCCAAAGATGCAAGCTCCGCGCAAAGCACCGCAGCCGCCGCTAAAGAAGGCAAAACGCTGAACATCTGGTGCTGGAATGATGAATTCCAGGGACAGTTCAACAAATTTTATCCCAATGTTAAGGAGGTTGCCAAGGATAAATCCACCACTACCCTAAAAGATGGCACAGTTGTTAAGTGGACCATTAATCCAAACGATAACAACAACTATCAGAACAAGCTGGATCAGGCGCTGCTTTCACAGAACTCCGCCGCTCCCGATGACAAAATTGATATGTTCCTCGTGGAAGCTGACTACGCATTAAAGTATGTGGACAGTGACTACACGCTGGACGTCAAAAAAGACGTCGGTCTAACAGATAACGACCTTTCCAACCAGTATCAGTACACCAAAGACATTGTAACAACAAAGGATGGCGTACAAAAAGGTACCTCCTGGCAGGCTACTCCTGGCCTGTACGCTTACCGCCGTTCCATTGCAAAAAGTGTTCTGGGTACAGATGACCCGGACAAAGTACAGGAACAGCTTTCTGATTGGGATAAATTCAATAGTGTCGCTGCAAAGGCACATGACAAAGGCTACAAGATGCTTTCCGGTTATGATGACAGCTACCGTGTCTTTTCAAACAATGTTGCCGCACCGTGGGTAAGCGGCACCACCGTAACAGTAGATTCTAACCTGATGAACTGGGTAAAACAGACGAAAGATTACACCGACAAAGGATACAATAACAAGACTTCCCTGTGGGACGACAAATGGCAGGCAGACCAAGGCCCAAGCGGTAAAGTCTTCGGCTTCTTCTACTCCACCTGGGGCATTAACTTTACATTGGTTGGCAATTCCCTGAAAACACCAACTAAAGAAGGCGGCAAAGAAGAAGTCGGCAATGGCATCTACGGTGATTATGCAGTCTGCAAGGGCCCACAAAACTACTACTGGGGCGGCACTTGGATGTGCGCAGCAAAGGGCAGCGATAATCTCGGCACCACCAAGGACATTATGCAGTCTCTGACCTGCAACAAAGATGTCATGAAAACCATCACAGAAAAATCGCAGGACTACACGAACAATAAAGCTGCTATGGAAGAAATTGCAAACAGCGACTTTAAGTCCAAATTCCTCGGCGGACAAAACCATATCAAGCTTTTCTCAGAAGTTGCTCCGAAAATCGATATGAGCAAGGCTGGTTCTTACGACCAAGGTATGAATGAAGGTTTGCAGACAGCCTTTAAGGACTACTTCACCGGAAACGCTACAATTGACAAAGCAAAGGAAAACTTCAAGAAAATCGTTACCGAAAAGTATCCGGAGCTGACGGAAATCAAGTGGCCTTCTTAATCGGCCACTAAAAATCTGATACATAAAGAAAACAACACGGCTGCTGGTCGGGGTCACTTTGCCCGGGCTGCAGCCGTACTGTTTATCCGGATGAGAGGGGTTTTTCAAATGCATACCGGAAATGCACCAAAAGTGAAAAAGAGAAACAGTTACGCAAAATGGGGTTACATATTCATTGCACCGTTTTTCATTATTTTTGCTGTTTTTCAACTGGTGCCGCTTGCTTCCACGATTTACTACAGCTTTTTTCAATACTATCGCCAGGGGCTGCGAATTATCGGGCCAAACTTTATTGGCTTTGAAAATTTTTCCAGCCTGTTCCAGACTGATCTGCCAAAGTATCTTGGCAACACCCTGCTGATGTGGGTAATCGGTTTTGTTCCGCAAATCGTTGTTTCGCTGCTGCTTGCTTCTTGGTTCACCAACCAGCGCCTGAATCTGCGCGGGCAAAGCTTCTTTAAAACCGTTATTTATATGCCAAACCTAATTATGGCTGCTGC containing:
- a CDS encoding carbohydrate ABC transporter substrate-binding protein — its product is MKGTKRTTRWAAAALAAALTVSMAGCTGGGTSSSKGSTAASKDASSAQSTAAAAKEGKTLNIWCWNDEFQGQFNKFYPNVKEVAKDKSTTTLKDGTVVKWTINPNDNNNYQNKLDQALLSQNSAAPDDKIDMFLVEADYALKYVDSDYTLDVKKDVGLTDNDLSNQYQYTKDIVTTKDGVQKGTSWQATPGLYAYRRSIAKSVLGTDDPDKVQEQLSDWDKFNSVAAKAHDKGYKMLSGYDDSYRVFSNNVAAPWVSGTTVTVDSNLMNWVKQTKDYTDKGYNNKTSLWDDKWQADQGPSGKVFGFFYSTWGINFTLVGNSLKTPTKEGGKEEVGNGIYGDYAVCKGPQNYYWGGTWMCAAKGSDNLGTTKDIMQSLTCNKDVMKTITEKSQDYTNNKAAMEEIANSDFKSKFLGGQNHIKLFSEVAPKIDMSKAGSYDQGMNEGLQTAFKDYFTGNATIDKAKENFKKIVTEKYPELTEIKWPS